The following are encoded in a window of Brevibacillus ruminantium genomic DNA:
- a CDS encoding tropomyosin, with amino-acid sequence MSEKLLEHILSELQNMNGRFDRIESRLDSIESRMTGLETRMDGIETRMAGLETRMDGLETRMTGLETRMDGMETRMTGIETRMDCLETRMTGIETRMDGLETRMTGIETRMDGIDSRVNGMESLLQTTRSEMNSRFDTLEARVSILDDKMSETQQNIVEIKSGIARWEENEPSDITAILQTLSSKMDDRDSEIQVLNRRVFKVEAVTERLASP; translated from the coding sequence ATTACAGAATATGAATGGACGTTTTGATCGCATTGAGTCTCGCTTGGACAGCATCGAATCTCGTATGACGGGTCTTGAAACGCGCATGGATGGCATCGAGACGCGTATGGCCGGACTCGAAACGCGCATGGATGGTCTTGAAACACGCATGACAGGTCTTGAAACGCGCATGGACGGCATGGAAACACGCATGACCGGAATCGAAACGCGCATGGATTGTCTTGAAACGCGCATGACCGGAATCGAAACACGCATGGATGGTCTTGAAACGCGCATGACCGGAATTGAAACGCGCATGGACGGCATTGATTCTCGTGTGAATGGCATGGAATCTCTATTGCAAACCACCCGCTCCGAAATGAACTCTCGTTTCGATACGCTAGAGGCCCGCGTATCCATTCTCGACGACAAAATGTCTGAAACTCAGCAAAACATTGTGGAAATAAAAAGCGGCATCGCCCGTTGGGAGGAAAACGAGCCCTCCGATATTACCGCCATCCTCCAAACACTTTCAAGCAAAATGGATGACCGCGATTCGGAAATCCAGGTATTGAATCGCCGGGTTTTTAAGGTGGAGGCCGTAACTGAGCGTTTAGCCAGTCCATAG
- the sufB gene encoding Fe-S cluster assembly protein SufB yields the protein MAKKAPEIQEYQYGFHDKDVSIFRTKKGLTREIVEEISRIKDEPAWMLEFRLKSLEIFEKLPMPKWGGDLDDLNFDDITYYVKPSEKAGRSWDEVPEEIKATFDKLGIPEAEQKFLAGVSAQYESEVVYHNMQEDLEELGVLFCDMDSAVKLYPDIVKEYFATVIPPADNKFAALNSAVWSGGSFIYVPKGVKVETPLQAYFRINSENMGQFERTLIIVDEDAFVHYVEGCTAPIYSTDSLHSAVVEIIVKERARCRYTTIQNWSNNVYNLVTKRAVAYADANMEWIDGNIGSKLTMKYPAVIMKGPRAKGTVLSIAVAGKGQHQDAGAKMIHLAPDCTSTIISKSISRDGGKVTYRGLAQFGRKSEGSKSNIKCDTLILDKLSTSDTIPYNEIMNDNITLEHEATVSKVSEDQLFYLMSRGLSEAEATEMIVMGFIEPFTKELPMEYAVEMNRLIKFEMEGSIG from the coding sequence ATGGCGAAAAAGGCCCCTGAAATACAGGAATACCAATACGGTTTCCACGACAAGGACGTCTCGATTTTCCGCACGAAAAAGGGCTTGACCCGCGAGATCGTCGAGGAAATCTCCCGCATCAAGGATGAACCGGCATGGATGCTGGAATTCCGCCTGAAATCTCTGGAGATCTTTGAAAAGCTGCCGATGCCAAAATGGGGCGGCGATCTGGATGATCTCAACTTTGACGATATCACCTACTATGTGAAGCCGTCCGAAAAAGCAGGCCGCAGCTGGGATGAAGTGCCGGAAGAGATCAAGGCCACTTTCGACAAGCTGGGGATTCCGGAAGCTGAACAGAAATTCCTCGCGGGTGTATCCGCTCAGTACGAATCTGAAGTGGTATATCACAACATGCAGGAAGATCTGGAAGAACTGGGTGTTCTTTTCTGTGACATGGATTCTGCTGTGAAGCTGTATCCAGATATCGTGAAGGAATACTTTGCAACGGTAATACCGCCGGCAGACAACAAGTTCGCAGCGTTGAACTCGGCCGTATGGTCGGGCGGTTCCTTCATCTACGTGCCAAAAGGCGTAAAGGTGGAAACCCCGCTGCAAGCATATTTCCGCATCAACTCGGAGAACATGGGTCAGTTCGAGCGTACGCTGATCATCGTGGATGAGGACGCATTCGTACACTATGTAGAAGGCTGTACAGCGCCGATCTACAGCACAGACTCCCTCCACTCCGCAGTTGTGGAAATCATCGTCAAGGAGCGTGCACGCTGCCGCTATACGACGATCCAAAACTGGTCCAACAACGTGTATAACCTGGTGACGAAGCGCGCTGTTGCCTATGCTGATGCCAACATGGAGTGGATCGATGGCAACATCGGTTCCAAGCTGACCATGAAATACCCGGCAGTCATTATGAAAGGCCCGCGTGCCAAAGGTACCGTTCTTTCGATTGCTGTAGCAGGGAAAGGCCAGCATCAGGATGCGGGTGCAAAAATGATTCACCTGGCGCCAGATTGCACCTCGACCATTATTTCCAAGTCGATCTCGCGCGATGGCGGAAAAGTAACCTACCGCGGACTGGCCCAATTCGGCCGCAAGTCGGAAGGCTCCAAGTCCAACATCAAGTGCGATACGCTGATTCTGGATAAACTGTCTACGTCTGACACGATCCCGTACAACGAGATCATGAACGACAACATCACGCTGGAGCACGAAGCAACTGTCTCCAAGGTATCGGAAGACCAGCTCTTCTACCTGATGAGCCGCGGTCTCTCTGAAGCGGAAGCTACCGAGATGATCGTCATGGGCTTTATCGAGCCATTTACCAAAGAACTGCCGATGGAATATGCGGTAGAAATGAACCGCCTGATCAAGTTTGAGATGGAAGGTTCTATTGGATAG
- a CDS encoding Nramp family divalent metal transporter — protein sequence MSSQAKKLDREREESAWLRPSSTVSLEEVNNSIHIPSKAKFWRKFFAFAGPGSLVAVGYVDPGNWATSIAGGARFGYTLLSVILISNLIAMLLQSLAAKLGIVTGRDLAQATRDAVGKKTAFVLWILTELAIVATDLAEVIGSAIALNLLFGIPLLMGILITTIDVLLLLLLQKKGFRIIESIIIVLMATIFFVFAFEVIISKPEVSALLGGYVPKMEIVTNPEMLFISLGILGATVMPHNLYLHSSIVQTRRYERTREGRKEAIKFSVLDSNISLTIAFLINSAILILGAAAFHGTGLDVSEIEAAYELLSPTVGVGIASTLFAVALLASGQNSTITGTLTGQIVMEGFLQLRISPWLRRLITRLIAVVPAFIVTWIAGSRGTGDLLLWSQVVLSLQLPFAVIPLVLFTSDKRKMGEFANRTWVKVLSWLSTIVILALNVFLVAYIIVTGHDLG from the coding sequence ATGAGTTCCCAAGCGAAGAAATTGGATCGAGAGAGGGAAGAATCGGCATGGCTGCGCCCCAGTTCTACGGTAAGCTTGGAGGAAGTAAATAATTCGATTCATATTCCAAGCAAAGCCAAGTTTTGGAGGAAATTTTTCGCCTTTGCTGGACCAGGATCATTGGTAGCAGTAGGCTATGTTGACCCGGGCAACTGGGCAACATCAATCGCGGGGGGAGCGCGTTTTGGCTATACTCTTTTATCCGTTATTTTAATTTCTAATTTAATTGCCATGCTTCTTCAGTCTTTGGCCGCAAAATTGGGAATTGTGACGGGACGGGATTTAGCCCAAGCGACCAGAGATGCTGTTGGCAAGAAAACGGCTTTTGTGCTTTGGATTTTGACAGAGCTTGCCATCGTGGCGACGGATTTGGCCGAGGTCATCGGTTCCGCCATCGCACTGAACCTCTTATTTGGAATCCCGTTATTGATGGGGATTTTGATCACAACCATTGATGTGCTGCTTCTCCTGCTTTTGCAGAAAAAAGGGTTCCGTATTATCGAATCCATCATCATCGTTTTGATGGCTACGATATTTTTCGTGTTTGCCTTTGAGGTGATCATTTCCAAGCCGGAAGTCTCGGCACTCCTGGGCGGGTATGTCCCTAAAATGGAAATTGTCACGAACCCGGAGATGTTGTTCATTTCCTTAGGAATCTTAGGGGCAACGGTAATGCCGCATAATCTTTATTTGCATTCCTCGATCGTGCAAACCAGACGATATGAACGAACGAGAGAAGGACGTAAGGAAGCGATCAAGTTTTCGGTTCTGGATTCAAACATTTCATTGACGATTGCCTTCCTGATCAATTCTGCCATTTTGATCCTGGGGGCAGCCGCTTTCCACGGAACTGGCTTGGATGTTTCTGAAATTGAAGCGGCCTATGAGTTGTTGAGTCCAACAGTAGGAGTAGGGATCGCAAGCACATTATTTGCAGTTGCTTTGCTTGCCTCCGGTCAAAACTCGACGATCACGGGTACGCTAACGGGGCAAATTGTCATGGAAGGATTTTTGCAGTTACGCATTTCTCCGTGGCTTCGTCGCCTGATCACGCGTTTAATAGCTGTCGTACCAGCCTTTATCGTTACGTGGATAGCTGGATCGAGGGGAACGGGTGACTTGCTTCTGTGGAGTCAAGTGGTACTGAGCTTGCAGCTGCCCTTTGCTGTGATTCCGCTCGTCTTGTTCACCAGTGACAAGAGGAAGATGGGGGAATTTGCAAACCGAACCTGGGTCAAAGTCTTGTCCTGGCTGTCCACGATCGTCATTCTGGCGCTGAACGTTTTCCTGGTTGCTTACATTATTGTAACGGGTCATGATTTAGGCTAA